Below is a window of Paramagnetospirillum magneticum AMB-1 DNA.
ACCATGAAGATCATGGCGGTGGCGATGGCGGTGCCGAATACGCTCTGCTTCAGGTCCTTGAAGCGCATGCCGCCCGACACCACGGCGATGATGCCGCAGGCCGCCGCGCCGATGGAGGCGGCCTCGGTGGGATTGGCCCAGCCGCCATAGATGCCGACGATCACCACCAGGAAGACCAGCAGCACCGGAATGATGCCCAGCTGGGCCTTGATCATCTCCTTGAGCGAGACCCGCTCGCTGGCCGGACCGGCCTTGGGGTCCAGGCTGACGATGATGCGGATCACCGCCATATAGCCCAGGGCGGCGATGATGCCGGGGATGACGGCGGCCACGAACAGCTTGCCGATGCTCTCCTGGGTCAGCACCGCATAGACCACCAGCGGCACCGAGGGCGGGATCAGGATGCCCAGCGTGCCGCCGGCCGCAAGGGTGCCGGTGGCCAGACGGCCGGAATAGTTGCGCCGGGTCAGCTCGGGCAGCGCCACCTGCCCCATGGTGGCGGCGGTGGCCAGCGACGAGCCGCAGATGGCCCCAAAGGCGGCGCAGGCGGCGGTGGCGGCATAGGCCAGCCCGCCCTTGAAGTGGCCGATCAAGGTGCCGGCGGCATGGAACAGGGCCTTGGACAGCCCGCCATGGGTGGCGAACTGGCCCATCAGGATGAACAGCGGAATCACCGCCAGGTCGTAATTGGACAGCCGGGCGTAGACCAGATTGTTCAGGGTGAACAGCAGCGAGTTCAGTTCACCGTGGTTCAGCACCAGATAGATGCCGGTGGCGGCCAGGAACATGGCGATTCCGATGTGGATGCGCACCACCAGCATCAGCAGCAGGATGCCGAAGGCGGTCAGGCCGAGGGTGGTGCCGCTCATGACGGAATCTCCAGTCCGACGGTGAATTCAAGGGCGGTGCGGTAGATGGCGCAGATGCCGGTGAGCGCCAGACTCGGCACCATCAGCAGCACGGGAATCCACTGGGGCACTGCCAGCAGGGGCGAAACCTCGCCGGTATCGAGGCCGTCCAGGGCCTGGAAGCCGGTGCGCCAGGCCAGCACGGCCAGGACCAGGGCCAGCAGGGAATCGCCCACCGCGTCGAAGCGGCGCTTGACCTTGGGACGGAAGCCCTCGGTGAAGAACTCGACGCGCAGGTGATCGCCCCGCAGCGTGCACAGCGGGATGAAGGCGGCCGCCGCGATGGCGTTGCCCATCTGCATCATTTCCACGTCGCCGTTGACGGGCTGGAAGCCCAGCTTGCGGCTGATGATGGAGATCAGCGACATGATCACCATGGCCACCAGGGTGGCCCCGCCGGTCCAGGCCATGGCCTCGGCGGCGCGGTTGAGCCAGCGGTCGATGACGTCGTGAGCGCGGCGCTCCGCCGGCGGATAGAGGAGTTCCGTCATGGGACGAGTCCTTATGCGCGAGTGCGGGTGGAGATCAGTTCTGGGCCGGGAAATACTTGGCCGAAAGCGCGCGGGCGCCCGCCGCCAGGGCCTGTCCGTCCAGCTTGCGGGCGGTGACGTCCTTGACCCATTCCTCCTCCACCGGCTTGGCCGCGTCGCGCATGGCCTGGTAGGGGGCGGGCTCCAGGTTGGTCACCTGGGTGCCGGGAATGGTGGCGGCGTATTTCAGGTTGGCGGCGGTGACGTCGTCCCAGACCTTGCCGAAGGCTTCCACCAGCACCGGGCCGGAATTGCGGTCGATCACCGCCTTGAGGTCGGCGGGCAGCGAGTCGTACTTGGCCTTGTTCATCAGCACCGACAGCACGGTGGCCACCGGGAAGGGGCGGCCGGGAGGCGGGGCGATGTGGTACTTGGTGACCTCGTCGATCTTGGTCGGGCGCATCAGCTCCCACGGCAGCAGGCCGCCGTCGACCACGCCCTTGGCGATGGCGTCGGCCACCTGGGACGGCGGCATGGAGACCGGCACGCCGCCCAGCGACTGCAGGGTCTTGGCCGCCAGGCGGGTGGGGGTGCGCAGCTTCAGGCCCTTGACCTCGGCCAGGCTCTTCACCTCGGTATTGGCGGTGTGGAACAGCCCGCCGCCGTCAATGTGAACCGCCAGCACCTTGTAGGCGGCGAATTCGTCCTTGGCGAACTGGTTGTAGTAGTCCCAGGTCATGCGGCTGCCGTCCAGGGCGTTGGCCACCATGAAGGGCAGCTCCAGCGCCTCGATGGCCGGGAAGCGGCCGGCGGAATAGCCCGGCGCCGTCCACACGATGTCGGCCACGCCGTTCCTCACCTGATCCACCAGTTGCGACGGCGTGCCGCCCAATTGCATGGCGGGAAAGATCTGACACTTGATGCGGTTGCCCGATTCGGCGGCGACACGGTCGCACCACGGGCCGATCACCTGGGCATGGGCCGGGGCCACGGGCGGCAGGAAATGGGCGAATTTCAGCACCACCTCGTCGGCCGCCGCCGCCTGATGGGCGAAGGGCAGGGCGCCAAGAAGGGCGGCAAGGCTGAGGGCAAGGCTCCTGATACGCATGGTTTCCTCCGTGTTGAGCCGCATTCGGGCAAGTGCGGCCGGGGACATGGCCCGGACCGTCATGTTAGTTAACATGCGCTGTGTAGTTAACATGTTAGCAAACACGATCTCACTATCATGTTAGTGAGTCAACGGCCAAGTTGGGTTGACCTGGAGGATTTGCGGCGCGACCATGGCCGGGCCACGTTCGGGGGAACACGCGTTGAGCACCGAGGCCTTTCATCCCAATCTGCCGCTGTTGCTGGCCCAGGCGCGCGAAGAGATCATTTCGCGCTTTCGGCCCATCCTGAATCACTTCGGGGTGACCGAGCAGCAGTGGCGCATCCTGCGCGTGCTGCGGCATGAAGAGCCGCTGGAGCCGCGCCAGATCTGCGACATCTGCCTTTTCTTAAGCCCCAGCCTGACCGGCGTGCTGGCTCGCATGGAGGAGATGGATCTGGTCCGCAAGGAACGGGTGGAAAGCGATCATCGCCGCGTTCTGGTTCACATGACGGAGAAAAGCCGCGCCCTGGTGGATGCCGCCATTCCCCTGATCACCGAGCAGTACCGCCATATCGAAGACGTCATTGGCGCCAAGCAGACGGTCGAGCTATACGATGTTTTGACGAAGCTGACGGCGCTGCACGGCGCCGCCATTCCCCTGGTCAAACTGCCCAGCAAGTGAGCCTTCCATGTTTCCTGACAATCTGCTGCCGGTCTTCGACCGGACCGACGTGATCTTCGAGCAGGGCGAGGGGGCGTGGCTGACCGCCTCCGATGGCCGCCGCTTCCTGGATTTCGGCGCGGGCGTGGCGGTCAACGCCCTGGGCCATGCCCATCCCCGTCTGGTGGCGGCGCTGGAGGCGCAGGCGGGCAAGCTGTGGCATTGCTCCAACCTCTACCGGGTGCCGGGACAGGAACGGGTGGCCGAACGCCTGATCAAGGCCTCCTTCGCCGACACGGCGTTCTTCTGTAATACCGGCGCCGAGGCCATGGAGCTGGTGATCAAGATCGCCCGGCGCTATCACCACTGCGCCGGACGCCCCGAGCGCAACCGCATCGTCGCCTGCACCGGCAGCTTCCACGGCCGCACCATCGCCACCCTGGCGGCGGCGGGAACTCCTAAGTATCTGGAGGGCTTCGGCCCGGTGGCCCAGGGCTTCGACCACGTGCCCTATGGCGATCTGGAGGCGGCGCGGGGCGCCATCGGCTCCAATACCGCCGCCCTGCTGGTCGAGCCGGTGCAGGGCGAGGGCGGTATCCGCCCGGCCGATCCGGCTTACCTCCGGGGCCTGCGCGCCCTGGCCGACCAGTTCGGCCTGCTGCTGCTCATGGACGAGGTGCAGACCGGCATCGGGCGCACCGGTAAGCTGTTCGCCCATGAATGGTCGGGCATCGCCCCCGACGTCATGGGACTGGCCAAGGGCCTGGGCGGCGGCTTTCCGGTGGGCGCCGTGCTGGCCACGGAAAAGGCGGCGTCGTGCATGACGCCCGGCACCCATGGCTGCACCTTCGGCGGCAACCCCCTGGCCATGGCGGTGGCCGAGGCGGTGCTGGACGAGGTCATGGCGCCGGGCTTCCTGGAGCGGGTGCAGGCGGTGGCCGCCCTGCTGCGCGGCAGGCTCGACGATCTGGCCCGCCGCTATCCCGGCGCGATCGCCCAGGTGCGCGGCCAGGGGCTGATGCTGGGACTGAAGACCGTGCCGGTGAATACCGAGTTCAACGCCAAGCTCTTCGCCGCCGGCTTGCTGGCGGTGGGGGCCGGTGACAACGTGGTGCGCCTGGTGCCGCCGCTGATCATCGGCGAGGCCGAGGTGGAGCGGGCGGTGGAGATCATCGACGGGGTGTGTCGGGGGTAAAGGCGCGTATCCCTCTGCCTGTCATCCCGGGCACCCGCGAGGGATCTCATCCTGATCCGGCTTTTCAGAACCGGCTCTGTGCGAGCAGGCGGAGATCCCTCGCCATCGCTCGGGATGACGATGGCGTCAGGCGAGGATGGCCAGCCCGGCGGCGGCGATCTCGCAATCCTCGTCCTCGGTGGCGCCGGAAATGCCGATGGCGCCCGTGACATCGCCGTCCCTCAGCACCGGCACGCCGCCGCCGATGGGAATGAAGCCGTCGCGGCCCGACAAGCCTTCCAGCACGTGGGGGCGGGTGCCGATGCGGTCCTTCCACTGGGCGGTGGGCTTGCCGAAGCCGGCGGCGGTGCGAGCCTTGTCGGTGGAGATGGTCACCCCATGAAAGGGGGCGCCATCCATGCGGACCAGGGCCTTCAGATGGCCGCCCGCGTCCACGGCGACGGCGGTGACCCTGACGCCCATGCTCCGCGCCTTGGCGATGGCGGCGGTGACGGCGGCCAGGGCCTGCTCCTCGGTCATGACAATCCTCCGATGCAGACGTATTTGGTCTCCATGAAGTCGTCGAGGCCGTATTTGGAGCCCTCGCGGCCCAGGCCGGATTCCTTGATGCCGCCGAAGGGGGCGACCTCGTTGGAGATCAGGGATTCGTTGACGCCCACCATGCCGCATTCCAGGGCCTCGGCCACCCGGAACACCCGGGCCACGTCGCGGGAATAAAAATAGCCCGCCAGCCCGAATTCCGAGGCATTGGCCAGGGCGATGGCCTCGGCCTCGGTCTCGAAGCGCAGCAGGGGGGCCACCGGGCCGAAGGTCTCTTCCCGGAAACACAGCATGGCGGGGGTCACGTCGGCCAGGACGGTGGGTTGCCAGAAGCCGCCTCCCAGGGCGTGGGGCCGTCCGCCGGTCAGCACGCGCGCCCCCTTGGACACCGCATCGGCCACATGGGCGGCCACCTTGGCGACGGCGGCGGCGTTGATCAGCGGGCCTTGTTGCACCACGCCGGACAAGGCGTGTCCAACCGCCATGGCGGCGGCCTTCTCCGCCAGCTTGACGGCAAAGTCCTCGTAGATTCCCGCCTGCACCAGAAAGCGGTTGGTGCAGATGCAGGTCTGGCCGGAATTGCGGTACTTCGACGCCAGGGCGCCGGCAACCGCCGCGTCCAGGTCGCAATCGTCGAAGACGATGAAGGGGGCGTTGCCGCCCAGTTCCAGGCTGACCTTCTTCACCGTCTCGGCGCATTGGGCCATCAGCAGCTTGCCCACTCGGGTGGAGCCGGTGAAGGACAGCTTGCGCACCTTGGCGTTGCCGGTCATCTCGCCCCCCACCGCCGCCGGCTGGCGGGTGGTGACGATGTTGAACAGACCCTTGGGCAGACCGGCCCGGTGGGCCAGTTCGGCCAGGGCCAGGGCGGAGAGCGGCGTGTCCTCGGCGGGCTTGACCACCACCGGGCAGCCGGCGGCCAAGGCGGGGGCGCATTTGCGGGTGATCATGGCCATGGGGAAGTTCCAGGGCGTCACCGCCGCCACCACGCCGATGGGCTGCTTCATCACCAGCAGGCGGCGGTCGCTGGCGGTGGTGGGGATCAGGTCGCCATAGGCCCGCTTGCCCTCCTCGGCGAACCACGAGATGAACGAGGCGCCATAGGAGATCTCGCCCATGGCCTCGG
It encodes the following:
- a CDS encoding TRAP transporter large permease: MSGTTLGLTAFGILLLMLVVRIHIGIAMFLAATGIYLVLNHGELNSLLFTLNNLVYARLSNYDLAVIPLFILMGQFATHGGLSKALFHAAGTLIGHFKGGLAYAATAACAAFGAICGSSLATAATMGQVALPELTRRNYSGRLATGTLAAGGTLGILIPPSVPLVVYAVLTQESIGKLFVAAVIPGIIAALGYMAVIRIIVSLDPKAGPASERVSLKEMIKAQLGIIPVLLVFLVVIVGIYGGWANPTEAASIGAAACGIIAVVSGGMRFKDLKQSVFGTAIATAMIFMVLIGADLLNSALALTQMPAELANWVKNSGMPPVAVLFTIIAIYVLLGCVMDSLAMILLTIPIFYPVVLGLDFYGMSVDDKSIWFGIVALMVVEIGLVHPPVGMNLYVINKIAKDVPLKETAMGVLPFLASDFIRIVVLVFFPPMALWLVHVTG
- a CDS encoding TRAP transporter small permease produces the protein MTELLYPPAERRAHDVIDRWLNRAAEAMAWTGGATLVAMVIMSLISIISRKLGFQPVNGDVEMMQMGNAIAAAAFIPLCTLRGDHLRVEFFTEGFRPKVKRRFDAVGDSLLALVLAVLAWRTGFQALDGLDTGEVSPLLAVPQWIPVLLMVPSLALTGICAIYRTALEFTVGLEIPS
- a CDS encoding TRAP transporter substrate-binding protein yields the protein MRIRSLALSLAALLGALPFAHQAAAADEVVLKFAHFLPPVAPAHAQVIGPWCDRVAAESGNRIKCQIFPAMQLGGTPSQLVDQVRNGVADIVWTAPGYSAGRFPAIEALELPFMVANALDGSRMTWDYYNQFAKDEFAAYKVLAVHIDGGGLFHTANTEVKSLAEVKGLKLRTPTRLAAKTLQSLGGVPVSMPPSQVADAIAKGVVDGGLLPWELMRPTKIDEVTKYHIAPPPGRPFPVATVLSVLMNKAKYDSLPADLKAVIDRNSGPVLVEAFGKVWDDVTAANLKYAATIPGTQVTNLEPAPYQAMRDAAKPVEEEWVKDVTARKLDGQALAAGARALSAKYFPAQN
- the hpaR gene encoding homoprotocatechuate degradation operon regulator HpaR, which translates into the protein MSTEAFHPNLPLLLAQAREEIISRFRPILNHFGVTEQQWRILRVLRHEEPLEPRQICDICLFLSPSLTGVLARMEEMDLVRKERVESDHRRVLVHMTEKSRALVDAAIPLITEQYRHIEDVIGAKQTVELYDVLTKLTALHGAAIPLVKLPSK
- a CDS encoding aspartate aminotransferase family protein, which translates into the protein MFPDNLLPVFDRTDVIFEQGEGAWLTASDGRRFLDFGAGVAVNALGHAHPRLVAALEAQAGKLWHCSNLYRVPGQERVAERLIKASFADTAFFCNTGAEAMELVIKIARRYHHCAGRPERNRIVACTGSFHGRTIATLAAAGTPKYLEGFGPVAQGFDHVPYGDLEAARGAIGSNTAALLVEPVQGEGGIRPADPAYLRGLRALADQFGLLLLMDEVQTGIGRTGKLFAHEWSGIAPDVMGLAKGLGGGFPVGAVLATEKAASCMTPGTHGCTFGGNPLAMAVAEAVLDEVMAPGFLERVQAVAALLRGRLDDLARRYPGAIAQVRGQGLMLGLKTVPVNTEFNAKLFAAGLLAVGAGDNVVRLVPPLIIGEAEVERAVEIIDGVCRG
- a CDS encoding GlcG/HbpS family heme-binding protein, which gives rise to MTEEQALAAVTAAIAKARSMGVRVTAVAVDAGGHLKALVRMDGAPFHGVTISTDKARTAAGFGKPTAQWKDRIGTRPHVLEGLSGRDGFIPIGGGVPVLRDGDVTGAIGISGATEDEDCEIAAAGLAILA
- a CDS encoding NAD-dependent succinate-semialdehyde dehydrogenase, with product MLVFNVLTLSGRAAVTDLDPSLIKSHAYVDGVWVGADDGRRFDVLDPATGGLIASVPDLGATETRRAIDAAEAAWNPWRQRTAKDRAAVMMAWHDLIMAHQDALARLLSAEQGKPLAEAMGEISYGASFISWFAEEGKRAYGDLIPTTASDRRLLVMKQPIGVVAAVTPWNFPMAMITRKCAPALAAGCPVVVKPAEDTPLSALALAELAHRAGLPKGLFNIVTTRQPAAVGGEMTGNAKVRKLSFTGSTRVGKLLMAQCAETVKKVSLELGGNAPFIVFDDCDLDAAVAGALASKYRNSGQTCICTNRFLVQAGIYEDFAVKLAEKAAAMAVGHALSGVVQQGPLINAAAVAKVAAHVADAVSKGARVLTGGRPHALGGGFWQPTVLADVTPAMLCFREETFGPVAPLLRFETEAEAIALANASEFGLAGYFYSRDVARVFRVAEALECGMVGVNESLISNEVAPFGGIKESGLGREGSKYGLDDFMETKYVCIGGLS